One Numida meleagris isolate 19003 breed g44 Domestic line chromosome 6, NumMel1.0, whole genome shotgun sequence genomic region harbors:
- the ANKRD9 gene encoding ankyrin repeat domain-containing protein 9, whose amino-acid sequence MPWSVRWVGGLGAQSQKQCKKSSFAFYQAVRDLLPVWFLEDMRTMEVFHWEDGGKVSLYSPSEALLYALVHDHQPYAQHLLAKFPQSALAVPSQSFSCCQASAPHLAMAVRYNRVRILFRILKAVQAFPPAERAAHLDRRGCSRVEGGKTALHLACEMVRPECLLLLLGHGASPCLRDGLGNTPLDTLLQQVGRAPAANVRAKLLCLDCLFLFVPQDLRFAMKQQLLDERQQWQDLLGESRFRCLVGLAPPSLFVGAMRVLIRTIAPEHFPEALDDLPLPHFLKPLDLKLES is encoded by the coding sequence ATGCCCTGGAGCGTGCGGTGGGTCGGCGGCCTCGGCGCCCAGTCGCAGAAGCAGTGCAAGAAATCCTCCTTCGCCTTCTACCAAGCGGTGCGCGACCTGCTGCCCGTCTGGTTCCTGGAGGACATGCGGACCATGGAGGTCTTCCACTGGGAGGACGGGGGCAAGGTGAGCCTCTACTCGCCCTCCGAGGCGCTGCTCTACGCCCTGGTGCACGACCACCAGCCCTACGCCCAGCACCTGCTCGCTAAGTTCCCGCAGAGCGCGCTGGCCGTGCCCAGCCAGagcttcagctgctgccaggccTCGGCCCCACACCTGGCCATGGCCGTCCGCTACAACCGCGTCCGCATCCTCTTCCGCATCCTCAAGGCCGTGCAGGCCTTCCCGCCGGCCGAGCGGGCCGCCCACCTGGACCGCCGGGGCTGCAGCCGCGTGGAGGGCGGCAAGACGGCCCTGCACCTGGCCTGCGAGATGGTGCGGCCCgagtgcctgctgctgctgctggggcacgGCGCGTCGCCCTGCCTGCGCGACGGCCTGGGGAACACCCCCCTGGacaccctgctgcagcaggtagGCCGAGCGCCGGCGGCCAACGTGCGCGCCAAGCTGCTCTGCCTCGACTGCCTCTTCCTCTTCGTGCCTCAGGACCTGCGGTTCGCTATGAAGCAACAGCTGCTGGACGAGCGGCAGCAGTGGCAGGACTTGCTGGGGGAGAGCCGGTTCCGGTGCCTGGTAGGCCTGGCTCCCCCGTCGCTGTTTGTCGGAGCGATGCGTGTCTTGATCAGGACCATTGCACCCGAGCACTTCCCGGAGGCTCTGGACGATCTGCCTCTGCCGCATTTCCTAAAGCCTTTGGACTTGAAGCTGGAGAGCTAG